GCAGCCAACCGTGCGGTCAGTGCCTCCACGGCCGCACTGGTAGCCATCAAACCTTCCGGAACAACGTTCAGATTCATCGTGGATACTCCCTTCCCTGAGCAACATGCTCACCGACGAGCGGATTGACGGTCTGTACATATGTCGGGACATCGTTATCGGACAACAGGATTCCGCGGCCTGCGGGCAGTCGTTCGAAACGGTGGCCGCGAATGCGGCCCCCGTCCTGCGGGCTGCCGCTGAGCATCAGGGTGTGGGCCTGCAGCTCGTGGAAGCGACGCAGCATGGGGTTGGTCATCAAGATATGACCCGAACCGGTCGCTCGTGCGGTAATGATCACGCGCAGGCCGAGCTCGCGAGCCTCGGCAAGCAAACCGGTGATCGGATTCCAGGGCCGCTGCCCGATGTACGGGCCGCTGACGGCCGGTGCGTCGGGGATCTGGTCCACGTCATCGATGATCAGGTAGTGCCGCTGCGCGGTCACGCCGCGCGATACCCAGTTGTGCAGCTCCTCGGCAGACAACCCGGCCGGTGGCCGGCGCTTCTCCAGGAGCGCGCCCAGGCCCAGCATCGCCGGGGTGATCCGGTCGATGTTGGGGGTGTACTCGTTGTCGGGGAACAGTGGTTCGTCGACCAGATGCAGTCGCCGGTCCAGGACCGTGAACGCCACCTGGTCGGGTGCCGAGTGCTCGCGGACGGTACGGATGATGTGCCGTAACAGCGTCGTCTTGCCGGATCCGCTGTCGCCCAACACCATCAGCAGCGGGTTGTTGGCGAAGTCGAGCGCCACCGGTGCCAGATCCTGCTCGCGCTGACCGATGACAACCTGCTCGCGCCCCGGATACAGCGGGCCGATGGCATTGGGTGCCAGGTCTGCCGGCAGCAGGCGGACGATGGGTGCCTTAGCCCCTGGGTAGTGGGCGTTGACCTCTTCGACGGCCTTGGCGTCCGATTCTGCGAACAGGAAGTGTTCGGCCTGCATGGTCAAACCGCGACCCGGCTGATCGTGCGGAACGCTCTCGGCGGGGCGGCGCAGCGCGCCCGGTACCCGCACATTGCTGTCGGCCGAGTCGTGCAGCTTGAGCTCGAGGCGAAGTCCCAGGGAATCACGCATCGCCAGCGGCACCTCGATCCAGTTCGGCGTTGTGATCACCACGTGGATGCCATACGACAATCCGGTGTTGGCGAGCTCGGTGAGCCTGGCCAGCAATGGGTTTCGGGTGTTGAACTGATCGGTGTTGTCGCGGCTGAACGCATACAGGTTGTCCACCAGCAGGAAGGTCTCGCCGTAGCCGTCGTCCAGTGTGCGATCGCTGTCCCGCAGCGCGCGCAGCTGACTTACCGAGGTGATGCCGCGATCGCGGAACAGGCGCTGGCGGTACGCCAGCAGCTGCTCCAGCTCGCCGAAGGTACGTCGGATGCGCTCGGGCTCCAGGGCGCTGGCGACACTGCCGACGTGCGCCAGCCCGTCGAGAGCGTGCAGTTGTCCGCCGCCGTAGTCGATGCAGTAGAACGTGACATCGCGAGGGGAGTGCAGCGCCGCTGCCGACAGCATGAAGGTCTGTAGCGCCGTTGACTTCCCGGACTTCGGGCCGCCGTGAATGATCACGTTTCCGGCAGACGAGGTCGCATCGAAGATCAGCGGATCGCGGCGCATCTGGAACGGCTTGTCGATCTCGCCGAGTGGCCAACGTAGCTGGCGCGCCGGGATTCCGGTCTGGCTCAGCACGTTCGCCAACGGAATCGCGGTGTCCAGCGGCGGCAGCCACAGCTCCGGTGCGCGCGGGCCCACCTTGGACAGCTGATCGCCGACGGTCGAGACCAGCTTGCGGGCCGGCTGCCGTGGTCGGTCGGATTCGCCCTTGACGATCACCGTGGTGGGGTCGGCGGCCACCGGTAGCGCAGTGAACTGCCTGGGTTGCGGGGTGGCGCGGATCTCCACGGTGGTGGTGGTCGACGGTGGTTCGTACATGCCGTCGACATAGGTGCTGCGGAACTTGATGGGTACCGCACCCGGCGCGGGCACCAGGAAGCCAACGCCCTTGTGGTCCTTGCCCGATTCGATGTGGTATGCATCCTCGGTCCCGATGATCTGCCGGGATGCACTCGGGCTGGCCACCTTCAGACCGATGCGGTACGAGGTGTTCTTGTCGATGTCCTTGATCTTGCCGACGTCCAGGGTCTGCGAAGCGAACAGAATATGGATGCGGAACGAGCGGCCCTTGCGCGCGACGTAGTCGAACAGCTCGGCGTACTCGGGATGGTCCTGGAGCATAAGCGTGAATTCGTCGGCCACCACGAAGAGCGTGGGGATCGGCGGCAGGTCGTGACCGGCGGCGATCGCTTCCTCGTACTCGCGGACCGAGTTGAAGGCACTGCCCTGCACATCACGGCCAGCTTGCTTGAGCAGATTCTCGCGGCGGGCAACCTCCCCGCGCAACGTGTCGGCGAAACGATCTGCCAGCGAACGCTTTTCGGCCATGTTCGAGATCACGGCGACAACTTGCGGGAAGTCGCGGAAGATGTCGGCCCCGGCCTCGCCCTTGAAGTCGGCGTAGATGACGATCAGGCGGTCGGCGGAGTGGGTCGTCAAGAGCGACAACAGGATCGACATCAGCGTCTGGGACTTGCCCGAGCCTGTCATACCGATCATCAGACCGTGCGGGCCCATGCCGCCCTCGGCCTCGTCCTTGAGATCGAACATCAGCGGTTCGCCAGAGGACGTCACGCCGATAGGCACCCGCAGCTCCTCGTCGCGGGAGCG
The nucleotide sequence above comes from Mycobacteroides saopaulense. Encoded proteins:
- the eccCa gene encoding type VII secretion protein EccCa, with protein sequence MSRLIFEPHRRVAPPAIPDATVTVEAPPQLPRVVPPSFLRRAMPVVIVVLIVGMVVALFATGMRVISPTTLFFPFVLLLAATAFMRNGNDKVRTEEVDAERGDYLRYLSVVRENLRTHAAQQRKALEWSHPDPEELTTVPGTRRQWERDPDDDDYLIVRAGRHDVPLASPVRVKDIADEIDLEPVSHSALRGLLDTQRTVRSAPLGIDLNKVSRITVLGDDDVTRAAIRSWVTQATTFHDPTLLTVAMAGPSVEDAEWSWLKWLPHVDISGEVDGVGPARYLRRTGAELFEALKPALAERALFGTESGTHKHVLIILDDPTYDLNGVNSPIPATGLDGVTVIQRVDGQEDSEGSAGFFKLPDYLNPERPVLQVSRNGVSARIARWNGNDWQPYIDEADQITVGTASHVSRRLSRWDSNPTHPGLRSAATGGATFTSLLGIEDASQLDVPALWSPRSRDEELRVPIGVTSSGEPLMFDLKDEAEGGMGPHGLMIGMTGSGKSQTLMSILLSLLTTHSADRLIVIYADFKGEAGADIFRDFPQVVAVISNMAEKRSLADRFADTLRGEVARRENLLKQAGRDVQGSAFNSVREYEEAIAAGHDLPPIPTLFVVADEFTLMLQDHPEYAELFDYVARKGRSFRIHILFASQTLDVGKIKDIDKNTSYRIGLKVASPSASRQIIGTEDAYHIESGKDHKGVGFLVPAPGAVPIKFRSTYVDGMYEPPSTTTTVEIRATPQPRQFTALPVAADPTTVIVKGESDRPRQPARKLVSTVGDQLSKVGPRAPELWLPPLDTAIPLANVLSQTGIPARQLRWPLGEIDKPFQMRRDPLIFDATSSAGNVIIHGGPKSGKSTALQTFMLSAAALHSPRDVTFYCIDYGGGQLHALDGLAHVGSVASALEPERIRRTFGELEQLLAYRQRLFRDRGITSVSQLRALRDSDRTLDDGYGETFLLVDNLYAFSRDNTDQFNTRNPLLARLTELANTGLSYGIHVVITTPNWIEVPLAMRDSLGLRLELKLHDSADSNVRVPGALRRPAESVPHDQPGRGLTMQAEHFLFAESDAKAVEEVNAHYPGAKAPIVRLLPADLAPNAIGPLYPGREQVVIGQREQDLAPVALDFANNPLLMVLGDSGSGKTTLLRHIIRTVREHSAPDQVAFTVLDRRLHLVDEPLFPDNEYTPNIDRITPAMLGLGALLEKRRPPAGLSAEELHNWVSRGVTAQRHYLIIDDVDQIPDAPAVSGPYIGQRPWNPITGLLAEARELGLRVIITARATGSGHILMTNPMLRRFHELQAHTLMLSGSPQDGGRIRGHRFERLPAGRGILLSDNDVPTYVQTVNPLVGEHVAQGREYPR